A single region of the Nicotiana sylvestris chromosome 6, ASM39365v2, whole genome shotgun sequence genome encodes:
- the LOC138871614 gene encoding uncharacterized protein, protein MPTGRLAKWQILLTEFDIIYITVTAIKAQALADHLAENLVDEEYEPLRTYFPDEEVMHIDELEQAEKPGWKLFFDGAANMKGIGRGVVLISEIGYHYPVMAQLRFYCTNNMAEYKACILGLRLAVDMGVQEVLVLGNSDLLVHQIQGEWEIRVLKLIPYLQCLHDLCQRF, encoded by the coding sequence atgcccacagggagacttgcaaagtggcagattttgctcacagagtttgacattatctatatAACTGTGACTGCGATAAAAGCCCAAGCATTAGCTGATCATCTGGCTGAGAACCTGgtcgatgaagaatatgaaccattgagaacttattttcccgatgaagaggtgatgcacattgacgaGTTGGAGCAGgctgaaaaaccaggttggaaacttttctttgatggagctgctaacatgaaaggcattgggagAGGAgttgtactcatttctgaaatagggtatcactaccctgttatggctcaacttcgtttctactgtaccaacaacatggctgagtacaaggcatgcattttgggtttgaggttagctgtagacatgggtgtccaggaagtcttggttttGGGaaactcggacctcctagtacaccaaattcaaggagaatgggaaatacgggttttaaagctcataccgtacctacaatgtttgcatgatctttgtcaacgattttga